ttttgtgagaaataattaaatattaaaatttattattaaagagcagacatgtttcgaaacgattgtttcatcttcagtactttaaaatatatgcaaaatgatggaaaaaatacaaaaatataaataaattgggaATATcttagtaaatttttttagcaaaattttcttaaaaaataaaattatttctatataggttttctttttgttaaaaatgaaaataaaacatttagaaatatTGGAAATAAACTTATGAAAAATTTACTAAGATATtcccaatttatttatatttttgtattttttccatcattttgcatatattttaaagtactgaagatgaaacaatcgtttcgaaacatgtctgctctttaataataaattttaatatttaattatttctcacaaaaagtttttactttttctattttttatataaaaacatatCTTTAGAAAAACGACTGTATTATATTTGGCACGCTGTGTTTTACTTCCGCATATGGAGATATTGGATAAAAGAACACAAAACATATAAACTAACCGATAATTTCATCACCTTAAACGCCTACCTCTGTGTAGAACTAAATGCACACTATTTGATAAAACTTGTATGCATATTTCGAAGTAACAATTTTCATTCTGATATGTTTTGTCCGTGGCTATTTGTCCGTGGCTGGATTTTTTTGTATGGCCGAAAACACCAGACATCGCGGTTGTTGATGAAGAGTATGTATTTTACGGTAACATTAATTTACTTGGTAACGGcatatttcaaattagcaGACATGATGatgtagaaataaagaaattatacaaagctttcaaacaaaattataaaaagcttTAAATCTGTTTGGtcagtattattattttctgtttttatatagaaaaactcaatgtttttatttgccaaagaatatatgttaatttttattgactttTATTTGGGTGTTTTACTTAAATACACACGTGGATATGCCGTCCGAAGGGAGAGGAGATACAAGTATGTAAGAAGAATTACGGGGAAGTATCAGGAAGTATAAGGAATTATGAGGAAATACACGGAAATACAGGGAAATACTAGGAATATAAGTAGGAAGTATAAGGAATTATTTGTCAAAGGGGAAGTAGGTGTACAAAATTTGAACTAGCGGTTTACCCCTCGGTTTATTGTAAGGATGTCAGTGTCCTCGTTCAAAAATATAGACTGTTGTATGACCCATTACATTACACTATATTACATAGACAATTtttgtgcccttcaccaggaaacGATAGTTGTATGGACTAAtacgcccaactatccaaggtgaagaaattcctttttcaaaggaagtcaaatatccaGGAGTAaccctagacaaaaccctctCATGGAatggagttttgcacaaagctagactatccttgtgaaCTTGTCTGGCAgaagtatactgccagacacctcgaattaagcgaGCCTACAGCCtaggtacgtactgtactgtattccaggcggaagtatttgctattgatgTGGGAGCTAAAATCATTCTTGAGAGAGGGGTAAAGAACATGACACTACGACTGTTCTCAGACCGTCAAGTTGCTCTCCAGGCGTTGCAAGCCGTGGAAACGGTGTCGGTTCTGGTTAATGACTgcaagagaacattaaacacgctgagttgtgataacagagtttctctgatctgggtcccaggTCACTCTGgagttgctggcaatgaagtggcagatgagctagcacgagagggcAGCATACAGAACCGACAGTAAATTAATATCTTCATGCTCATACCGCGTTCAGTGTTCAACTTAAGGGGTCATAACTTATGAAGGAAAAATAGTACAACACCATTCAATAACACATTTTGTAGGACAATGATTGTACTGAAATATGTAATAGATAAAATAGAGCAAAAAAGTATTGTGCGTCCGATATATAACTTCAAAAGTAGCCAAAAATCCATTTTTCTTGTACATAACATCAAATATCTCAAATCTTGACGTGATGGTCCAGTTCTGAGCTCGGATTATGATTTTTAGCAGAATGTTATTTCGGAAATGACTTTCATTTTCTCTTAACGCTGTTCGGTTTGTAAGAACATCCCGTTGAAATCATCTATAACTACAATATGCCGCTTAGTACATCTCTTCAagtccattttgaaaattcacCAACTGCTCATTAAGTGAGCGATAGCTGCAAGATGAGTCATAAAACCATCTTTACATTTGTTTATTCGATGTCTATTATCGATACATTTTCTACATCAGTTCATGTGACTTCATCATTTGTACATTTTATTtcgtgtttgttttttttctaaaatcacTCTTGATCAAGTAAGGTACACTCTGGAGTTGCTGATTATTGCTATTTGCGGAGAACATCCTTTTGGGATTTatgttattgaaaaataattattattaaattttatattattattaaaaaaataataataaaagaaaaacttcaTTTGCTACTAACAGTTTATTATATTGGTAGGTactattaaaaacaattcggatttatacataataaattgaattagatTTAAGGCAGTCCGACATCAAAAGTTATTATGCTGCGGCTGGATCACATCCGGCGTTATTTGGCCAGTCGCAAACATCTAAAGTGGGGTTGAAATGTAAACCAGCTGGGCAAGGCATATCGTGAACTGTGCCGTACTTATCGCATTTGCAATATCTTCCACATTCTTCTGGATGAGGGTGGAAAACTGGGATTTCACCTGGAGTGTAGGGACAGGTTACTGATGTGCACTGTCCACAGTCGGGAGCTTGAGTAGGTTGTGTTGGTGGGCAATCTGTGGGAGGAGGAGTAGTTGGGCAATCTGTGGGAGGAGGAGTAGTTGGGCAATCTGTCGGAGGAGGAGTAGTTGGGCAATCTGTGGGAGGAGGAGTAGTTGGGCAATCTGTGGGAGGAGGAGTAGTTGGGCAATCTGTGGGAGGAGGAGTAGTTGTGCAATCTGTGGGAGGAGTAGTTGGCGTTACGGGACCACATTCACATCCTGCTGCTTCTGGCCAATCACAAACGTTTAATTGGGGGTTAAAGTGTAATCCATCTGGGCAAGGCATATCGTGAATTGCGCCGTAGTTATCGCATTTACAATATCTTCCACAATCTTCAGGATGTGGATGGAAAATTGGGTATTGTCCAGGAACGTTGGGGCAAGTTAAACCCTCGCATCTGCCGCAATCAGGAACGGTAGTAGGACCACTTGTTGGTGCAGGAGTGGAACCAGGTTCACATCCAGCATCACTAGGCCAATCGCAAACATTTAATATGGAGTTGAATTGAATTAGATTTAAGGGAGTCCGACATCAAAAGTTATCATACTGCGGCTGGATCACATCCGGCGTTATTTGGCCAGTCGCAAACATCTAAAGTGGGGTTGAAATGTAAACCAGCTGGGCAAGGCATATCGTGAACTGTGCCGTACTTATCGCATTTGCAATATCTTCCACATTCTTCTGGATGAGGGTGGAAAACTGGGATTTCACCTGGAGTGTAGGGACAGGTTACTGATGTGCACTGTCCACAGTCGGGAGCTTGAGTAGGTTGTGTTGGTGGGCAATCTGTGGGAGGAGTAGTTGTGCAGTCTGTGGGAGGGGTAGTTGTGCAATCTGGGGGAGGAGTAGTTGTGCAATCTGGGGGAGTAGTTGTGCAATCTGGGGGAGGAGTAGTTGTGCAATCTGGGGGAGTAGTTGTGCAATCTGGGGGAGGAGTAGTTGTGCAATCTGGGGGAGTAGTTGTGCAATCTGGGGGAGTAGTTGTGCAATCTGGGGGAGTAGTTGTGCAATCTGGTGGAGTAGTTGTGCAATCTGGGGGAGGAGTAGTTGTGCAATCTGGGGGAGGAGTAGTTGTGCAATCTGGGGGAGGAGTAGTTGTGCAATCTGGGGGAGGAGTAGTTGTGCAATCTGGGGGAGGAGTAGTTGTGCAATCTGGGGGAGGAGTAGTTGTGCAATCTGGGGGAGGAGTAGTTGTGCAATCTGGGGGAGGAGTAGTTGTGCAATCTGGGGGAGGAGTAGTTGTGCAATCTGGGGGAGGAGTAGTTGTGCAATCTGGGGGAGTAGTTGTGCAAGGAGGAGGAGTAGTTGTGCAAGGAGGAGGAGTAGTTGTGCAAGGAGGAGGAGTAGTTGTGCAAGGAGGAGGAGTAGTTGTGCAATCTGGGGGAGGAGTAGTTGTGCAATCTGGGGGAGGAGTAGTTGTGCAATCTGGGGGAGGAGTAGTTGTGCAATCTGGGGGAGGAGTAGTTGTGCAATCTGGGGGAGGAGTAGTTGTGCAATCTGGGGGAGGAGTAGTTGTGCAATCTGGGGGAGGAGTAGTTGTGCAATCTGGGGGAGGAGTAGTTGTGCAATCTGTGGGAGGAGTAGTTGTGCAATCTGTGGGAGGAGTAGTTGGCGTTACGGGACCACATTCACATCCTGCTGCTTCTGGCCAATCACAAACGTTTAATTGGGGGTTAAAGTGTAATCCATCTGGGCAAGGCATATCGTGAACTATGCCGTAGTTATCGCATTTACAATATCTTCCACAATCTTCGGGATGTGGATGGAAAATTGGGTCTTGTCCAGGAACGTTGGGGCAAGTTACAGACTCGCATCTGCCGCAATCAGGGGCACGGGTAGTAATGGATTGGGTGGGTGGACGGGCTGTGGTTTCGGTGGAGCATTTGGCATTGCTTGGCCAATCGCAAACATTTAATTCGGTGTTGAAATGTAAGCCGTCTGGGCAGGTCATAAGTACTTTAGATCCCCAGACACAATAATAAAACTTGGTGCAATCTTCACTATCACGCAAGGTATCTACATAGGCATTTACAGTACTTGGACAAGCGCCGTCGGGTTCAGCGCCAATTCCAATAACACCCAATACTAA
This genomic stretch from Onthophagus taurus isolate NC chromosome 7, IU_Otau_3.0, whole genome shotgun sequence harbors:
- the LOC139430531 gene encoding peritrophin-1-like — translated: MPCPDGLHFNPQLNVCDWPEAAGCECGPVTPTTPPTDCTTTPPPTDCPTTPPPTDCPTTPPPTDCPTTPPPTDCPTTPPPTDCPTTPPPTDCPPTQPTQAPDCGQCTSVTCPYTPGEIPVFHPHPEECGRYCKCDKYGTVHDMPCPAGLHFNPTLDVCDWPNNAGCDPAAA
- the LOC139430526 gene encoding mucin-7-like, coding for MKAIVAVLLVLGVIGIGAEPDGACPSTVNAYVDTLRDSEDCTKFYYCVWGSKVLMTCPDGLHFNTELNVCDWPSNAKCSTETTARPPTQSITTRAPDCGRCESVTCPNVPGQDPIFHPHPEDCGRYCKCDNYGIVHDMPCPDGLHFNPQLNVCDWPEAAGCECGPVTPTTPPTDCTTTPPTDCTTTPPPDCTTTPPPDCTTTPPPDCTTTPPPDCTTTPPPDCTTTPPPDCTTTPPPDCTTTPPPDCTTTPPPCTTTPPPCTTTPPPCTTTPPPCTTTPPDCTTTPPPDCTTTPPPDCTTTPPPDCTTTPPPDCTTTPPPDCTTTPPPDCTTTPPPDCTTTPPPDCTTTPPPDCTTTPPPDCTTTPPDCTTTPPDCTTTPPDCTTTPPDCTTTPPPDCTTTPPDCTTTPPPDCTTTPPDCTTTPPPDCTTTPPTDCTTTPPTDCPPTQPTQAPDCGQCTSVTCPYTPGEIPVFHPHPEECGRYCKCDKYGTVHDMPCPAGLHFNPTLDVCDWPNNAGCDPAAV